From a region of the Catalinimonas alkaloidigena genome:
- the hemH gene encoding ferrochelatase, with translation MKKTGILVVNLGTPDSPATRDVKKYLTEFLMDPRVIDLPAVQRALLVKGVIVPFRAPKVAREYRKLWMDEGAPLRVYGRRLVKTLQARFAGQPVVVALGMRYQNPSLAAALQALRAQNVDRILVFPLFPQYASATTGSVAEEVMRHMADWHVIPSVEFINAYHDDPRYIRAFADKVAHDLQRYQPDHVLFSYHGIPERHLQRLQEENAAQCAWPACDCGPHSAHRRYCYRSACFRTSELIARQVGLSVAHYTTAFQSRLGKDPWIQPYTDQTIRALRRRGVNHLLVVAPSFVADCLETVLEIGEEYNDLFLEEGGTTFHYTESLNDSEAWVDAIYHMLNEKLENHEIPDAFFGAAHGDTGVGATPLRRF, from the coding sequence ATGAAAAAGACAGGCATTTTGGTGGTGAATCTGGGTACGCCTGATTCGCCCGCAACGCGCGACGTAAAAAAATACCTCACCGAGTTTTTGATGGACCCCCGGGTGATCGACCTGCCTGCGGTGCAAAGAGCGCTGCTGGTGAAAGGCGTGATTGTGCCGTTCCGGGCGCCCAAAGTAGCACGCGAGTACCGGAAACTCTGGATGGACGAAGGCGCGCCGCTGCGGGTGTACGGCCGTCGCCTGGTCAAAACGCTACAAGCCCGTTTCGCCGGGCAGCCCGTGGTGGTGGCCCTGGGCATGCGCTATCAGAATCCCTCCCTGGCGGCGGCGCTCCAGGCACTACGCGCGCAGAACGTCGACCGGATTCTGGTGTTTCCGTTGTTTCCTCAGTACGCGTCAGCTACGACCGGCTCGGTGGCCGAAGAGGTAATGCGCCACATGGCAGACTGGCACGTGATTCCCTCGGTCGAATTTATCAATGCGTACCACGACGATCCACGCTACATCCGGGCTTTTGCCGACAAGGTGGCGCACGATCTGCAGCGCTATCAACCCGACCACGTCCTGTTCAGCTACCACGGCATTCCCGAACGGCACCTGCAGCGCCTGCAAGAGGAAAATGCCGCGCAGTGCGCCTGGCCAGCGTGCGACTGTGGACCCCACTCCGCCCACCGCCGCTACTGCTATCGCTCGGCCTGCTTTCGTACTTCGGAGCTGATCGCCCGGCAGGTCGGGCTGTCCGTCGCCCACTACACCACCGCGTTCCAGAGCCGCCTGGGCAAAGATCCCTGGATTCAACCCTACACCGACCAAACCATTCGCGCGCTCCGCCGGCGAGGGGTCAACCACCTGCTGGTGGTCGCGCCGTCGTTTGTGGCCGATTGTCTCGAAACGGTGCTGGAGATCGGAGAAGAGTACAACGATCTGTTTTTGGAGGAAGGCGGCACAACGTTCCACTATACCGAAAGCCTGAACGACAGCGAAGCCTGGGTCGACGCCATTTACCACATGTTGAATGAGAAATTGGAAAACCATGAAATTCCTGATGCTTTTTTCGGTGCTGCTCACGGTGACACCGGTGTGGGCGCAACCCCCTTACGACGTTTTTGA
- a CDS encoding ankyrin repeat domain-containing protein, with the protein MKFLMLFSVLLTVTPVWAQPPYDVFEASRNGDVSTLRQLYDLRADTLNSSDSHGYTPLILAVYNDQPEAVEFLLAHQARPEAQDRSGNTALMGACFRGYRHQVETLLAADAPVNQQNFHGATALTFAATFGQVEIARLLLAAGADPSLPDDRGKTPLEHAQLQGLAEMVELLTPPDE; encoded by the coding sequence ATGAAATTCCTGATGCTTTTTTCGGTGCTGCTCACGGTGACACCGGTGTGGGCGCAACCCCCTTACGACGTTTTTGAGGCCAGCCGAAACGGCGATGTGTCCACCCTGCGGCAACTCTACGACCTGCGTGCCGACACGCTCAACAGCAGCGACAGCCACGGCTATACGCCCTTGATTCTGGCGGTGTACAACGATCAGCCCGAAGCCGTCGAGTTTCTGCTGGCGCATCAGGCGCGCCCCGAGGCGCAGGACCGGTCGGGCAATACGGCGCTGATGGGAGCGTGCTTTCGGGGCTACCGGCATCAGGTCGAAACCCTGCTGGCGGCCGACGCCCCGGTCAATCAGCAGAACTTCCACGGGGCTACCGCGCTGACCTTTGCGGCGACGTTCGGTCAGGTCGAGATTGCCCGCCTGCTGCTGGCGGCTGGTGCCGATCCTTCCTTGCCCGACGACCGTGGGAAAACGCCTCTGGAACACGCTCAACTGCAGGGGCTAGCCGAGATGGTCGAACTTCTGACGCCCCCCGACGAGTAG
- a CDS encoding CatB-related O-acetyltransferase has translation MHGPDPHQPFPLAGYDRLCFLKNVIQSPQIEVGEYTYYDDFETVANFEKHVRYRFEFTGDTLRIGKFCMIASGVEFIMNGANHLSEAVSAYPFAVFGHGWEHAMAGKNYPTKGDTVIGHDVWIGYRALILPGVTIGNGSIVAAGAVVTRDVPPYSLVGGNPARLIRPRFAPELIALLQALQWWHWPAERITRHVQELTDPPSETALQALLQKYGHAPEDTP, from the coding sequence ATGCACGGACCCGATCCTCACCAACCCTTTCCGCTGGCGGGCTACGACCGCCTCTGTTTTCTGAAAAACGTGATCCAGAGCCCGCAGATCGAGGTGGGCGAGTATACGTATTACGACGATTTCGAGACGGTCGCCAACTTCGAGAAGCACGTCCGCTACCGGTTTGAGTTTACGGGCGATACGCTACGCATCGGAAAATTCTGTATGATCGCCTCGGGCGTAGAGTTTATCATGAACGGGGCCAACCACCTGTCGGAGGCCGTTTCGGCGTATCCGTTTGCGGTGTTCGGCCACGGCTGGGAACACGCCATGGCGGGCAAAAACTACCCTACAAAAGGCGATACCGTCATCGGGCACGACGTCTGGATCGGCTACCGGGCCCTGATTCTGCCGGGCGTCACCATCGGCAACGGGTCCATCGTGGCGGCCGGGGCGGTTGTGACGCGCGACGTACCTCCCTACAGTCTGGTGGGGGGTAACCCGGCCCGCCTGATTCGCCCCCGCTTTGCGCCCGAACTCATAGCGCTGTTGCAGGCACTGCAGTGGTGGCACTGGCCCGCGGAGCGCATCACCCGTCACGTGCAGGAACTGACCGATCCGCCCAGCGAAACCGCGCTCCAGGCGTTGTTGCAGAAATACGGGCACGCGCCCGAAGACACGCCGTAA
- a CDS encoding catalase — protein sequence MSKITLSLAFSFLSLWALGQGLTTNTGAPVGDNQNSKTVGENGPVLLEDIHLIEKLAAFDRERIPERVVHARGAGAFGYFEATADMSAYTQAAPFQQPGKKTEVAVRFSTVIHGHGSPETARDPRGFAVKFYTELGNYDIVGNNLPVFFIRDAIKFPDMVHSLKPSPVTNKQDPGRFFDFFSNVPEATHMLTRLYSDLGIPAGYQYMDGSSVHGFKWVNSQGKVTYVKYTWKTRQGVRNFTAEEAAAQQGKDWQHATAALRSDIEAGQYPQWDLYVQMISPDALDSFDFWPLDATKHWPEDQIPLVKVGTMTLNRNPVNYFQEVESLAFSPGSLIPGVEPSEDKLLQGRLFSYFDTHRHRLGPNYLQIEVNKPKEKVVNYNSDSYASARNDEFPHPDVNYQPSNYTPVQETPAYKYTETKLKDVTITQKKIAKTNDYKQAGEFFKALSKEDQEHLIRNLTGDLAMVTSKEVQKKMITHFYRADRKLGMALAQNLGFGMKDFMSH from the coding sequence ATGAGTAAAATCACATTATCGCTTGCTTTTTCCTTTCTCTCCCTATGGGCCTTGGGACAGGGCCTGACCACCAATACCGGGGCCCCGGTCGGCGACAACCAGAACTCGAAGACCGTCGGGGAAAACGGCCCGGTGCTGCTGGAAGACATCCATCTGATCGAGAAACTGGCCGCCTTCGACCGTGAGCGCATTCCGGAGCGGGTCGTGCACGCACGCGGGGCCGGAGCGTTCGGCTACTTTGAAGCCACCGCCGACATGTCGGCCTATACCCAGGCGGCTCCTTTTCAACAGCCGGGCAAGAAAACCGAAGTAGCCGTGCGTTTCTCGACGGTGATTCACGGGCACGGGTCGCCCGAAACGGCGCGCGATCCGCGTGGCTTCGCCGTTAAATTTTACACCGAGCTGGGCAATTACGACATTGTCGGCAACAACCTGCCGGTGTTCTTCATCCGCGATGCCATCAAGTTTCCCGACATGGTGCATTCGCTGAAGCCTTCGCCGGTCACCAACAAACAAGATCCCGGTCGCTTTTTCGATTTCTTTTCCAACGTGCCTGAGGCGACCCACATGCTGACGCGGTTGTATTCCGACCTCGGCATTCCGGCGGGCTACCAGTATATGGACGGCAGCAGTGTGCACGGCTTCAAGTGGGTGAACAGCCAGGGCAAGGTGACGTACGTGAAATACACCTGGAAAACCCGGCAGGGCGTCCGAAACTTCACGGCCGAAGAGGCCGCCGCCCAGCAGGGAAAAGACTGGCAGCACGCGACCGCGGCCCTGCGCAGCGACATTGAGGCAGGCCAGTACCCTCAGTGGGATCTTTACGTACAGATGATTTCGCCCGACGCACTGGACAGCTTCGACTTCTGGCCTCTGGATGCTACCAAACACTGGCCGGAAGATCAGATTCCGCTGGTTAAAGTCGGTACGATGACGCTCAACCGCAATCCGGTCAATTACTTCCAGGAAGTGGAATCGCTGGCGTTCTCGCCGGGTTCGCTCATTCCCGGAGTGGAGCCCTCCGAAGACAAACTGTTGCAGGGGCGTCTGTTCTCGTATTTCGATACCCACCGCCACCGGCTGGGGCCCAACTACCTGCAAATTGAGGTAAACAAGCCCAAAGAAAAGGTAGTCAATTACAACTCAGACAGCTACGCCAGCGCCCGCAACGATGAATTTCCGCATCCGGATGTCAACTACCAGCCCAGTAACTACACACCGGTGCAGGAGACTCCGGCTTACAAATACACGGAGACCAAGCTGAAGGACGTCACCATCACGCAGAAGAAAATTGCGAAAACCAACGATTACAAGCAGGCGGGCGAGTTCTTCAAAGCGCTGTCCAAAGAAGATCAGGAGCACCTGATTCGTAACCTGACCGGCGATTTGGCGATGGTCACGAGCAAAGAGGTGCAGAAGAAAATGATCACGCATTTCTACCGTGCGGATCGGAAGCTGGGCATGGCGCTGGCCCAAAACCTGGGCTTCGGCATGAAAGACTTCATGAGCCACTAA
- a CDS encoding deoxynucleoside kinase, with product MHIAIAGNIGAGKTTLTQLLADHFGWTPLVEATQYNPYLEDFYDDMLRWSFPLQIYFLNSRFRQMLEIQRSAESVIQDRTIYEDAHIFARNLRQEGLMTERDYQTYEGLYRSMLEFVTPPDLLIYLRAGMPRLHDGIRRRGRAYEHNIPDEYLQSLNQLYEAWIAEYTHSPLLVLDVNERDFLHDAADHQYVLHQVEATLGRIVS from the coding sequence ATGCACATTGCCATTGCCGGAAACATCGGAGCGGGAAAAACAACGCTCACGCAACTGCTGGCCGACCACTTCGGGTGGACGCCGCTCGTGGAAGCCACGCAGTACAATCCTTACCTTGAGGATTTTTACGACGACATGCTACGCTGGTCGTTCCCGCTGCAGATCTACTTCCTGAACAGCCGGTTTCGGCAGATGCTCGAAATCCAGCGCAGTGCGGAGTCGGTGATTCAGGACCGCACGATTTACGAAGACGCCCACATTTTTGCCCGGAACCTGCGGCAGGAAGGGCTGATGACCGAACGCGATTACCAGACGTACGAAGGGCTTTACCGCTCGATGCTGGAGTTTGTGACGCCGCCCGATCTGCTGATCTACCTGCGGGCCGGCATGCCGCGCCTGCACGACGGAATACGGCGGCGGGGCCGGGCGTACGAACACAACATCCCCGACGAATACCTGCAGAGCCTGAATCAGTTGTACGAAGCGTGGATTGCGGAGTACACACACAGCCCGTTGCTGGTGCTCGACGTGAACGAACGCGACTTTCTGCACGATGCAGCCGACCATCAGTATGTGCTCCATCAGGTAGAAGCCACGCTCGGCCGGATTGTTTCTTAG
- a CDS encoding PH domain-containing protein, giving the protein MGIFDRLMGHASEVSPEKIAQQFTPILVEGEYLEKAFRLVRDLFVFTNKRLILVDKQGLSGSKVSYQSIPYHSITRFFKESTGLMDLDAELKIWIRGEAAPIQKEFRKNKHVNDVYLLLSKYTL; this is encoded by the coding sequence ATGGGAATTTTCGATCGCCTGATGGGCCACGCCAGTGAAGTTTCGCCGGAGAAAATTGCGCAGCAGTTTACCCCGATTCTGGTCGAAGGCGAGTACCTGGAAAAAGCCTTTCGGCTGGTGCGCGACTTGTTTGTGTTCACCAACAAGCGTTTGATTCTGGTCGACAAGCAGGGCCTGAGCGGCTCGAAGGTGTCGTACCAGTCGATTCCTTACCACAGCATCACCCGTTTTTTCAAAGAAAGCACGGGGCTGATGGACCTGGATGCGGAATTGAAAATTTGGATTCGTGGCGAGGCCGCACCGATTCAGAAAGAATTCCGCAAAAACAAGCACGTGAACGACGTTTACCTGCTGCTGAGCAAATACACGCTGTAA
- a CDS encoding choice-of-anchor tandem repeat GloVer-containing protein has product MFLSPSSWMAKAIFGTSVLFASTFLPLTAHAQDRLYGTTTDGGQGAGTLFSSNTDGSDFRVEYAFPDLGSRPADRPVQASNHLFYSVTTLGGNDDLGTIVRTSAAGDPTLLHAFAPAEGQAATGLTEGGDGALYGMTKTAFYRITFDGSFSVQRTFTPEEGLTPHGSLIVGDDGYFYGSASEGGAYGLGTLFRLRPDGSGFEKLHDMTADQGGRPVGSLFALDGYLYGAARGTGVNGSAASDGSVFRLKFDGTAFEVLHTLEAQLEQLPIGGLVQAANGYLYGVLDETSTFDHEYIIYKLLPDGTAYTTLASPSSIDNYSADVGQSIMKSLTPGPDGLLYGFIENLDAYDQGGEIAFFRLESNDTFTVLSNDAYPVFAPVGSLARGNDGYLYGLSDTYLYAGPVRVPGALFRISTSVAPPEEVHLLGAHNGANGDALTLTLVGEYLYGACREGGRAQGGTLFRFHLPTRTFEKLHEFTGASTHPGGKLAIVDDQLYGIVARGPARDLSSFGHAISLYHVDLDGSNFVEIQDVFELNDLTESTQVPWTGLIFGSDGSFYIPNGGLLDPVYGYPSSIVKASLAGSSAEEIATFSYDRETYVDSGELTAPEGFEPHELLEGSDGFLYALMNLGGENYDPEAFQQRNGTIVKVAKDGSLKQVLHSFNTTDGDGPVGGLIEGPGNTLYGMTRGGGTNHLGTVFSIKTDGSGFQKLYDFSATSGGAPVGSLSLGSDGYLYGMAREEGSYDYGTLFRLMTDGSGFQKLHDFTLAEGILPQGALVLTGDDATPDVTLAFEAECAEAGAHWLTSNSTMASNGAYAYGNASHFSPTNQPQDRLRFTVNTSTADAYTLTARVRAIGSGRNSFWVRLNDGAWQRWDLPVGNDYQWVELPFSGTTLASGLNTLDLEFREAYTQFDKLVVTNAAAPAGLGPEATNCNTPAPVAFSVYYEAECAEVGDSWVTSSSTLAAHDAYVYGPASHYAATGQAADRVRFRFDAPQADDYTLSARVRAIGSGRNSFWVRLNDGAWQRWDLPVGNDYQWVELPFSGSPLSKGSHTLDVEFRESYTQLDQIFITNTNEVPLGKGTSPSTCAPPSTRLSPDQRVAVGVYPNPTRGRFTLSAAEMDLSQAQIQVTTLEGRLLPQVPVKNQGAACEIDLSGQPSGVYLIKTITPDQTLTQKVVKY; this is encoded by the coding sequence ATGTTTCTTTCTCCTAGCTCTTGGATGGCGAAGGCTATCTTCGGAACGAGCGTGCTCTTCGCCAGTACGTTTCTTCCGCTCACAGCGCACGCGCAAGACCGTCTTTACGGCACCACCACCGACGGAGGTCAGGGGGCGGGCACGCTCTTCTCCTCTAACACGGATGGTTCTGATTTCCGGGTAGAATATGCTTTTCCCGACCTGGGGTCCCGCCCCGCAGATCGCCCCGTTCAAGCCAGCAACCACCTCTTCTACAGCGTCACCACGCTGGGCGGGAACGACGACCTGGGCACCATCGTTCGGACCTCTGCAGCCGGTGATCCGACGCTTTTGCATGCCTTCGCGCCCGCAGAAGGGCAAGCAGCAACCGGCCTGACCGAGGGCGGGGACGGTGCACTGTACGGCATGACGAAAACGGCCTTCTACCGCATCACGTTCGACGGCAGCTTCTCGGTTCAACGCACCTTTACGCCAGAAGAGGGCCTTACCCCCCACGGGAGCCTGATTGTAGGCGACGATGGTTATTTCTACGGCTCCGCCAGCGAAGGGGGTGCCTACGGCCTGGGAACGCTGTTTCGCCTGCGGCCGGACGGTTCGGGGTTTGAGAAGCTCCACGACATGACTGCCGACCAGGGAGGACGCCCGGTTGGTAGCCTGTTCGCCTTGGACGGATACCTCTACGGCGCAGCACGGGGTACTGGCGTCAATGGGTCGGCGGCCTCTGACGGCAGTGTATTTCGCCTGAAATTCGACGGCACGGCTTTCGAAGTGCTTCATACCCTGGAAGCTCAACTGGAGCAGCTTCCCATCGGAGGCCTGGTGCAGGCAGCCAACGGTTACCTGTACGGCGTGTTGGACGAAACCTCCACCTTCGACCACGAGTACATTATCTATAAACTGCTTCCAGACGGCACTGCGTATACCACCCTTGCGTCCCCATCCAGCATTGACAACTACTCCGCCGATGTAGGCCAGTCGATTATGAAGTCCCTTACGCCGGGACCGGATGGCCTTCTGTACGGTTTCATCGAAAATCTCGACGCGTATGATCAGGGGGGAGAAATTGCCTTCTTCCGTCTTGAGAGCAACGACACCTTTACGGTACTCAGTAACGACGCTTACCCTGTGTTTGCACCGGTCGGCAGCCTCGCACGCGGGAACGACGGTTATCTGTATGGCTTGAGTGATACGTATCTGTACGCGGGGCCCGTTCGAGTACCGGGCGCTTTGTTTCGCATCAGCACGTCGGTGGCACCACCCGAAGAAGTGCATCTGCTGGGGGCACACAACGGTGCCAATGGCGATGCCCTCACCCTTACCCTGGTGGGTGAGTATCTGTACGGTGCCTGCCGGGAAGGGGGCCGCGCACAGGGCGGCACCTTGTTTCGTTTTCACCTCCCCACGCGGACGTTTGAGAAACTGCACGAGTTTACAGGTGCCAGCACTCACCCCGGCGGCAAGCTAGCCATTGTTGATGACCAGCTTTATGGCATTGTGGCACGCGGTCCCGCCCGAGACCTCAGCTCGTTTGGGCATGCCATCTCTTTGTATCATGTTGACCTGGACGGCAGCAATTTTGTTGAAATTCAAGACGTTTTCGAACTCAACGACCTTACCGAATCGACTCAAGTGCCCTGGACGGGTCTCATTTTCGGTTCCGACGGGTCATTTTACATTCCCAACGGAGGACTTCTCGATCCGGTTTACGGCTATCCATCGAGCATTGTAAAAGCTTCGTTGGCGGGAAGCTCCGCGGAAGAAATTGCTACCTTTTCGTACGACCGTGAGACCTACGTCGACAGTGGCGAATTAACAGCACCCGAGGGGTTTGAGCCCCACGAGTTGCTTGAAGGCAGCGACGGTTTTCTGTATGCCCTGATGAACCTGGGTGGAGAAAATTACGACCCTGAAGCCTTTCAGCAACGCAACGGAACAATTGTGAAAGTTGCCAAAGATGGCAGCCTCAAGCAGGTACTCCACAGCTTCAACACGACTGACGGCGACGGACCGGTTGGCGGGCTGATCGAAGGACCCGGCAACACGCTGTACGGCATGACCCGAGGCGGTGGCACCAACCACCTGGGCACGGTCTTCTCCATCAAGACGGACGGCTCCGGCTTTCAGAAGCTCTACGATTTCTCCGCCACCAGCGGCGGCGCACCGGTCGGGAGTCTGAGCCTGGGCAGCGACGGCTACCTCTACGGTATGGCCCGCGAAGAAGGCAGCTACGACTACGGTACCTTATTCCGCCTGATGACCGATGGGTCCGGTTTCCAAAAACTGCACGATTTTACCTTGGCCGAGGGCATTTTGCCCCAGGGCGCCTTGGTGCTGACGGGCGATGACGCTACTCCAGACGTGACGCTGGCGTTCGAAGCGGAATGTGCGGAGGCCGGTGCACACTGGCTTACCAGCAACAGCACCATGGCTTCCAACGGTGCCTATGCGTACGGCAACGCCTCGCACTTCAGTCCTACGAATCAGCCTCAAGACCGCCTCCGCTTTACCGTCAACACGTCTACGGCGGATGCCTATACGCTGACGGCGCGGGTCAGAGCCATCGGCTCGGGGCGTAACTCCTTCTGGGTGCGCCTTAACGACGGGGCGTGGCAGCGCTGGGACCTGCCCGTCGGCAACGACTACCAGTGGGTAGAACTTCCGTTCAGTGGTACCACCCTGGCCAGTGGTTTGAATACCCTTGACCTTGAGTTCCGTGAGGCCTACACCCAGTTCGACAAGCTGGTCGTTACCAATGCAGCGGCCCCTGCCGGACTGGGACCTGAGGCAACGAACTGCAACACACCCGCTCCGGTAGCGTTTTCGGTTTACTATGAGGCCGAGTGCGCAGAGGTAGGCGACAGCTGGGTCACCAGCAGCAGCACGTTGGCCGCCCACGATGCGTATGTGTACGGCCCTGCGTCCCACTATGCCGCCACGGGGCAGGCCGCTGACCGCGTCCGCTTTCGCTTCGATGCCCCCCAAGCCGACGACTATACGCTCTCTGCGCGAGTCAGAGCCATTGGTTCGGGGCGTAACTCGTTCTGGGTGCGCCTTAACGACGGGGCGTGGCAGCGCTGGGACCTGCCCGTCGGCAACGACTACCAGTGGGTAGAACTTCCGTTCAGCGGCAGCCCCCTAAGCAAAGGATCTCATACCCTCGACGTGGAATTCCGCGAATCGTATACCCAGCTTGACCAGATTTTCATTACCAATACGAACGAAGTGCCACTTGGCAAAGGCACGTCCCCTTCCACTTGCGCTCCCCCCAGCACCCGCCTGAGTCCTGACCAGCGTGTGGCGGTGGGCGTTTATCCCAACCCTACGCGCGGACGTTTCACGCTTTCGGCGGCGGAAATGGACCTGAGCCAGGCTCAAATTCAGGTAACCACGCTGGAGGGACGCCTTCTGCCGCAGGTTCCGGTAAAGAATCAGGGCGCAGCCTGTGAAATTGATCTGAGCGGTCAACCGAGTGGGGTGTACCTGATCAAAACGATCACGCCGGACCAAACCCTCACGCAAAAAGTTGTGAAGTACTAA
- a CDS encoding SDR family oxidoreductase → MKKVLLAGASGHLGLKIAQELKQRNYYVRALIRTPEKAPLVSPYADEVVVADVTRPETLRQVGEGMDVVISALGRTVGIQQPETKGYWDIDYQGNLHLLRALESAPVQKFIYISAFGAEHFPNLRYFKAHQAFADELSKSGLPYTIIKPPALFSAFREMLDMAQHRPLAYLGNGRQRTNPIWEGDLARICVDAISDTKKVIEAGGDTVYTRREIIQKISLAAGAKPPRSIPFWAVRPLLWVLRFSNRNLHDTAAFYVAVSRHDLIAPRRGTHPLEEYLVHCVNRGKTIRA, encoded by the coding sequence ATGAAAAAAGTACTTCTGGCTGGCGCTTCGGGTCATTTAGGCCTTAAAATTGCGCAGGAACTCAAGCAACGTAACTACTACGTTCGCGCCCTGATCCGCACCCCCGAGAAGGCCCCGCTGGTCAGTCCCTATGCCGACGAAGTGGTGGTGGCGGACGTAACGCGCCCGGAAACACTCCGGCAGGTAGGCGAAGGGATGGACGTCGTGATTTCGGCCCTCGGGCGCACCGTCGGGATTCAACAGCCGGAAACCAAGGGCTACTGGGACATCGATTACCAGGGCAACCTGCATTTGCTGCGGGCGCTGGAATCCGCTCCCGTTCAGAAGTTTATCTACATATCGGCGTTCGGTGCCGAACACTTCCCCAACCTTCGGTACTTCAAAGCGCACCAGGCTTTTGCCGACGAACTCAGCAAGTCGGGCCTGCCCTACACCATCATCAAACCGCCCGCGCTGTTTTCCGCATTCCGCGAAATGCTCGACATGGCGCAGCACCGTCCGCTGGCGTACCTCGGCAACGGCCGGCAACGCACCAATCCCATCTGGGAGGGCGACCTGGCCCGCATCTGTGTCGACGCCATCTCCGATACCAAAAAGGTGATTGAGGCCGGCGGCGATACGGTATACACCCGCCGGGAAATCATTCAGAAAATCAGCCTGGCCGCCGGTGCCAAGCCGCCGCGTTCCATTCCGTTCTGGGCCGTACGCCCGCTGCTGTGGGTGCTGCGTTTTTCCAACCGGAATCTGCACGACACGGCCGCCTTCTACGTCGCCGTATCGCGCCATGACCTGATTGCCCCACGTCGGGGCACGCATCCGCTGGAAGAGTACCTGGTCCATTGCGTGAACCGGGGCAAAACCATCCGCGCCTAA
- a CDS encoding DUF6687 family protein, with translation MQRSFLPFAELAHQPALVVDSLYPNLPTFSHWRGAPTPEAVRDDTSGGCVLRALTRTPELLRLPYVTANHFDIDGFVGVWSLLHPEAALAAQDRLLDMARIGDFRELNLDRPAARAALPLVCWINERETALFYPPFAAGGREAVASVPKFTFFNEAFEEVLRQPEMFRDHWGPEHDTVLQDAALVRQHADAIVRYPELGLVVLRLPRPVHYYALFGVTEGFDMVLAQYPDQRYELEYKYTTWIDLASRPTLPRLHLQPLVERLNALERGPLPWHAEPITDTGPILRLDARSLPKPQRYGHPTERPIHTSSIPPHELEQQVVAYFREYYAGVQARWRWTWHEIRTLNQQIFGKKADRGALPKA, from the coding sequence ATGCAACGCTCGTTTCTTCCTTTCGCGGAGCTGGCGCACCAGCCCGCTCTCGTGGTCGACAGTCTGTACCCGAACTTGCCCACCTTTTCGCACTGGCGTGGTGCCCCGACGCCCGAGGCGGTCCGCGACGACACCAGTGGCGGCTGTGTGCTTCGGGCGCTGACCCGCACGCCCGAACTGCTTCGCCTGCCTTACGTCACGGCCAACCACTTCGACATCGACGGCTTTGTGGGCGTCTGGAGTCTGCTCCATCCCGAAGCGGCGCTGGCCGCGCAGGACCGGCTGCTCGACATGGCCCGCATCGGCGACTTCCGGGAACTGAACCTGGACCGCCCGGCCGCCCGGGCGGCGTTGCCACTGGTTTGCTGGATCAACGAACGCGAGACGGCGCTGTTCTACCCACCCTTCGCCGCCGGGGGCCGCGAGGCCGTAGCGTCGGTGCCTAAGTTCACGTTTTTTAACGAGGCGTTTGAGGAGGTGCTACGGCAGCCGGAAATGTTTCGCGACCATTGGGGACCGGAGCACGACACCGTTCTGCAGGATGCGGCCCTGGTCCGCCAGCACGCCGATGCCATCGTCCGCTATCCGGAGTTGGGCCTGGTGGTGCTGCGCCTGCCCCGCCCCGTTCACTACTATGCCCTGTTTGGCGTCACCGAAGGGTTCGACATGGTGCTGGCGCAGTATCCTGACCAGCGGTACGAACTGGAATACAAGTACACGACGTGGATCGATCTGGCCTCCCGCCCCACCCTTCCCCGCCTGCACCTACAACCGTTGGTCGAGCGCCTCAACGCCCTCGAACGGGGGCCCTTGCCCTGGCATGCGGAACCGATCACCGACACCGGCCCCATCCTGCGCCTCGATGCCCGGTCGTTGCCCAAGCCCCAGCGCTACGGACACCCTACGGAGCGCCCGATCCACACGTCGTCGATTCCGCCGCACGAACTGGAGCAGCAGGTGGTTGCCTACTTCCGGGAATACTACGCCGGAGTGCAGGCGCGCTGGCGCTGGACCTGGCACGAGATCCGCACGTTAAACCAGCAGATTTTCGGTAAAAAGGCCGACCGCGGAGCCCTACCCAAAGCCTAA